Proteins from one Scyliorhinus canicula chromosome 24, sScyCan1.1, whole genome shotgun sequence genomic window:
- the LOC119956868 gene encoding cocaine- and amphetamine-regulated transcript protein-like, producing the protein MESSRLFMLLLVCTILPLLHCQPGPSRGATEDYPTSKHSDSAERELFEVMDDILGKIKSTRLSSYEKKAGQIPLCYIGDRCAVKQGPRMGKLCDCARGTTCNAFLLKCI; encoded by the exons ATGGAGAGCTCCAGGTTGTTCATGCTGCTTCTTGTCTGCACTATCCTCCCTCtcctgcactgccagcctgggccATCCAGAGGGGCAACAGAAGACTATCCAACTTCAAAACACAGCGACTCCGCCGAAAGGGAATTG tTTGAAGTCATGGATGATATACTAGGGAAAATCAAGAGCACCAGGCTTTCGTCCTATGAGAAGAAAGCTGGACAAATCCCTCTG TGTTATATCGGTGATCGGTGCGCAGTCAAGCAAGGGCCCAGGATGGGTAAGCTGTGCGACTGTGCCAGGGGCACCACCTGCAATGCCTTCCTCCTCAAGTGCATCTGA